The proteins below come from a single Hirundo rustica isolate bHirRus1 chromosome 6, bHirRus1.pri.v3, whole genome shotgun sequence genomic window:
- the LOC120754238 gene encoding collagen alpha-2(I) chain-like — protein sequence MSKATGSARQAGENRDGNENCSAVPRKRLDGTCLTGRRGSQPARHHILQTIGNSTDSTAQPSGEGLLGDGPVGAWGAPKHQPPASPSCANSRPGSAGSAPRSGGAEGSGGFPWESPPIRRCRSDQRLGQRVPRGHEPRNSPGPGPAPPPLCRPSGRGGGARGVSAGPIRPRTAGTARGNGGPARPGPARPTRRRARRALPALPRRRGKFPVAPRTPRPPPKARGGGTCSRPGGVPEGGGTSRRREDRAWTHREAAAGPGGEKSSGGSAASPELRAAAASAPPPPRLRDGDEADRRRPPLAAGRRGAGGRRPERAAEGPGGAEEGAEEGPEEGPGAPPPPPPSPRTPRKPRAPPASFLLPRPQPIAARRPPLSPPRRPITAASPRRRRPIAAAPAPAPSPSGRPPHSPHEAPHVAPPPRPWRGITGITGITAPPGHCGCPRWPRFPHRTGA from the coding sequence ATGTCCAAAGCCACGGGGAGCGCACGGCAAGCGGGGGAGAACCGCGATGGAAACGAAAACTGCTCTGCTGTCCCCCGCAAGAGGCTCGATGGCACCTGCCTGACAGGGAGACGGGGCTCGCAGCCCGCCCGGCATCACATCCTGCAAACCATCGGGAACTCGACGGACTCGACCGCTCAGCCCTCAGGGGAGGGGCTCCTCGGGGATGGCCCCGTTGGGGCGTGGGGAGCCCCGAAACACCAACCCCCGGCCAGCCCGTCCTGTGCCAACTcccggccgggcagcgccggtTCAGCTCCGAGATCCGGAGGGGCCGAGGGCAGCGGCGGCTTTCCCTGGGAATCGCCCCCGATCCGGCGATGCCGAAGCGACCAGCGCCTGGGGCAAAGAGTCCCCCGGGGCCACGAGCCCCGCAACtcccccgggcccggcccggccccgccgccttTGTGCCGCCCGAGCGGCAGGGGCGGAGGAGCCCGGGGGGTTTCGGCGGGGCCGATCCGGCCTCGCACCGCCGGGACCGCGCGGGGTAAcggcggcccggcccggcccggcccggcccggcccaccCGCCGCCGAGCCCGCCGTGCCCTCCCGGCGCTTCCCCGCCGCCGCGGGAAGTTCCCGGTGGCCCCGCGtaccccccgccccccccccaaagcCCGGGGCGGCGGCACCTGCTCCCGGCCCGGCGGAGTTCCCGAGGGCGGAGGGACGAGCCGGCGCCGCGAGGACCGCGCGTGGACTCACCGGGAGGCTGCCGCAGGCCCCGGGGGGGAGAAATCCAGCGGCGGGAGCGCCGCGAGTCCCGAGCTCCGCGCTGCTGCTGCGTcagcgccgccgcctcctcggCTGCGGGATGGGGACGAGGCGgaccgccgccgcccgcccctgGCCGCGGGGCGTCGCGGAGCGGGCGGGCGGAGGCCGGAGCGGGCGGCGGAGGGGCCGGGAGGGGCGGAGGAGGGGGCGGAGGAGGGACCGGAGGAGGGACCgggggcgccgccgccgccgccgccgtcgcCGCGAACTCCCCGCAAGCCGCGAGCGCCTCCGGCCTCCTTCCTGCTTCCTCGTCCGCAGCCAatcgccgcccgccgcccgccgctcTCCCCGCCGCGCCGGCCAATCACGGCCGCCTCTCCCCGACGCCGCCGGCCAATCGCCGCCGCACCCGCCCCCGCCCCGAGCCCCTCTGGGCgccccccccactccccccacGAAGCCCCCCACGTTGCGCCCCCCCCCCGCCCGTGGCGCGGGATAACCGGGATAACCGGGATAACCGCCCCGCCGGGGCACTGCGGGTGCCCCCGATGGCCGCGATTCCCTCACAGGACGGGGGCGTGA